A region of the Candidatus Methylomirabilota bacterium genome:
CTTGTCCGCGTTGTACATCGCGGAGCGGATCTCGTTGGCCACCACCCCCGAGTTGAAGGGCGAGCCGAAGGAGTAGTCCCGGTCGATGACCCCGATGGCCGCCGCCTTCGAGAGCGCCCTCACCATCCGATCGGTCGGGAACGGCCGGAACCACCTGGGACGCACCAGGCCGACCTTCTTGCCCTGGGCCCGCATGTTGCGGATGCCCACCTTCATCGGCAGCGAGATGGTCCCCATGCCGACCAGGATGATCTCGGCGTCGTCGGTCATGTACTCCTCGAACCACGGGTTCTCGGGCCCGCGGCCCATGACCTTCCTGAAGTCCGCATACGCCTCGTCGATCACGGTGGTGGCCCGCTTCATCGCCTCGTCGTTCTGGCGCCGGATCTCGATGACCCAGTCCTCGTTGGCCTGGGGGGCCACCGTGATCGGGTTGTCGGGGTGCAGCAGGAGATCGCCACGGTCGTAGCGGGGCAGGAACTTGTCGACCAGGGCCCGGCTCGGCACCTGGCAGAGCGCCTGCGAGTGGGTCAGGAACGCCCCGTCCGCCGAGATCGCGATGGGCAGGAACACGCGGCGGTCCTCCGCGATGCGGTAGGCGAGCAGCGTCGTGTCCAGCATCTCCTGGGCGGTGTCCACCCAGATCAGGAGCCAGCCCAGGTCCCGCACCACCAGCGCATCGTTGTGCTCGACCCCGAACGCGCCCGGGTCGTCCAGCGCGCGGTTGCCCACCATGCAGATCATCGGCACCCGCAGCGGCGGGGTGACGGTCAGGCACTCCATCGCGTACATCCAGCCGACGCCGGAGGAGCCGCAGAACACGCGGGC
Encoded here:
- a CDS encoding pyruvate ferredoxin oxidoreductase, whose amino-acid sequence is MAVETKPAGAVADHKEMLISGSEACAEALALADIDVVTAYPIRPYDTVMQAIAKKIANGNLEAEYIVAEGEHSQFEIVKHASTVGARVFCGSSGVGWMYAMECLTVTPPLRVPMICMVGNRALDDPGAFGVEHNDALVVRDLGWLLIWVDTAQEMLDTTLLAYRIAEDRRVFLPIAISADGAFLTHSQALCQVPSRALVDKFLPRYDRGDLLLHPDNPITVAPQANEDWVIEIRRQNDEAMKRATTVIDEAYADFRKVMGRGPENPWFEEYMTDDAEIILVGMGTISLPMKVGIRNMRAQGKKVGLVRPRWFRPFPTDRMVRALSKAAAIGVIDRDYSFGSPFNSGVVANEIRSAMYNADKRPPLLSFICGLGGREVTLEDVAKAADMCFAAAKSGKSDPKTHWLGVRE